The Malaclemys terrapin pileata isolate rMalTer1 chromosome 7, rMalTer1.hap1, whole genome shotgun sequence nucleotide sequence TCAGCGAGACAAAAAGACATCAAGATTCTAGTCTGTTGGTCTGAAGCCAGTTGGCTGCAcctcagagctggaagggatatTGCTTCAAATAGTCCCCCATCctcctgggcaggggcagctggTCCACCTCCTCTGTTGACTTGTTGATCTGTAGCCGGCACAGGTGCTGTAGGCTGGGGACGCTGTCCTTGCGGCTGAGTGGCCGTATCAGCTTCAAgtgcactgctgcagccaccatcTCCTTTTGCATGGAGGACAGGGGCGAGGGCGGTGTGTAAGGGGCCTCATTCTTGTTCTCCACTGTGCAGGACATGACGTAGTGCTGGATAAGGCTGACCACATCTGGGAAGGCCAGGATGCGGGGTTTGGACAGGCAGTTTGAGTCGAGCCGGAACTTGCTGTCGGCATATTCAATGCGCACATTGGTGGGACCCCGGTTGGTCTTGACGGAGAGTGTGAACAGGTAGCTGGGGTGGGTACTGTCCCGTACCAGGAAGGTACCCTCAGGCATCTTCTGAAGATGCTGCTTGGCCTCACTAGCTGTGATAGACCCCCAATACCAGCCTGGAAAGTAATCCCAAAAAGAGAGTTCATTTAGAAAGAAAGAATCATCACAAGACTGAAAACACAGGCTGCTCATAtcagggaggcaggagcaggcttCATGGGAAATACAGTAGAGACAGCATAGCCAAGCCCTGCAGGGTTTCCAGCCTACGTTTTTCATCAGTGTgcttaggctgggggaggggaggccactGCTGCAGTGTGTGGAGCTTACAGAGACAGAGGAGCCAGTTCCCCTTTCTGTCAATTGAGCTATTAAAGGCAAAGCTCCTGTGTATGCTAGTAGTAGGCTACTTTGTGATATAAACACTGGCTGTGTGGTGGCTGAGACCAGGACCACTCCTTGCACTGATAAGTTTCTGCTGTAACAGCTTCTGGGGCAAGACACTTACAGCAGACCAACCTTTAGTGCCCAGCGACCTCCCTAGGAGAGGAGATTCTTCTTGGAGGTGGTTCACAGAGAGTTCTTCCCCACATCCTGTGGCCACCTCACCCAGTGACCTCATGCTAGTGGGTAGAGCCTTACCAGATTCTCGCAGATAGGAGAAGGTTTTTGCAATGCATAGCAGGTCTTCTTCAGGATCTCGCATCCGAGGCAGGTTATTCTCAGGAGCAGGTGCCATGAAGGCAGGAGCAGATTCTCCCTGGAAGACCGTAACGGAGCGAGGTTGCATGATCTGCTCGGACAAATCCACTGCAATGCCTCTGAGCGACTGTCTCCTGAACTTCTCCTCTGCCAGCAAAGGATGGGGTCTGAAATGAAGGATGTATTGTATGATTTTTAGCTTGCCTTGCCTAGGGTTGCATTATCAGCTCAGCGTCTGCTCTGCTGTGCTACAGCACGTGTTCTGTAAACAGATCCTCACTATGGTTATGTTTCCAACAGAAGTAGAAAAGGAAGAAACAAACATCACAGAGCTAAATATAAACCCCTCGATGCAGGGAGGGATGGGTGGCTTTTTCCACCTTGGAAGGGACACTAGTTCAAACACCTTGTAACTCCACCAAGAGTCTGACATTCCTCTAATCCATTGGTTCTCAATCCAGGGTATGCATACCTCTGAGGGATACGCAGAgttttccagggggtacatcaactcatctagatatttgccgaGTTTTAcaccaggctacataaaaagcactagcgaagtcagtacaaactacaatttcatacagacaagggcttgtttatactgctctatatactatacactgtaatgtaagtgcaatatttatattccagttgatttattttataattatatggtaaaaatgagaaagtcagcaatttttcagtagtaatgtgctgtgacactttggcatttttatgtctgattttgtaagcaagtagtttttaagtgaggtgaaacttcagggtatgcaagacaaatcagactccttcaaggaaggggtacagtagtctggaaaggttgagagccactgctctaataTATAGGATACTGCATTTCTAATAAGGCTGTGGGGAGGAGATAAAGATAGGATTCCTGATGACatgcagtgggcctgattctgtttcactggtgtaaacttcagtggagttactccagatttatgaaAGTGTgtctgagaggagaatcagaccccccAAGTTATCCTCCTGTCACTACAGGTTGGCCTGATCTTGTCATGTCTGTTAGAAGCTAAGTGTGTGCTGATCTTGAAATGCCATCACAGCATGGTCTGACTGGGCCTGGCTCAGGCCTTTCGTCTTCTGACACTCTTCACCTTCACTCAACCCTGTGCTGCAGCACATCTCAAATGTTTATTCCTATTGCACCTGGCACCAAGGTGATCTCTCTAGGGTCAAAAAATATAAGGTAAATGTGTTCCCAGGGAAATGCAATACAATCCCCAACTTGAGACCTAGGGACAGCCTGAAGCTAATGCAGATTAAAAAGGCAGCTGCAGCATTCTCCCACGTCacaggaaaaagagggggagagaagacgGATGTCCCTGGCGTTTCTCCTCCAATCTTATCAACTTTGTCCTTTGTATAGACAGTGACATTTAATGGGCACACAAATGTGGATGAGGCAAGGATAAGGTTACAGACTGATCTTCCCCACCCTACCCTGGCTTGGCCCACTCCTCTCTCCAGCCCTCTCGCCCTGCTGTGTCCCAATTGTGGGACAAAGACATCAAAAGGAGAGACATATGAAGAACAATAGCACAGAGGAGATTGAAGGGGAGTTTTTCCTTTAAGAGAAAGAGCAAGCTGCAGTCAGAGTTCCATGGTTCTGCATTTATGGGGCCATAGGTAAATCTGGCTCTAAAGTGAGGGACACTCAGTATTCTCAAACAATGAAGGGCAGTCAAGGAGGACACACTGATCCCACAAAATCAAATGCTCCACAGACTTTCAGAAGAGACTGTTGTGAGTTAAAACATCAGCCAAATACATCCCTGGTCTTCTTCAGCCAATCCCTACTTTAGGAAAAGCAAGATATGATATGCAGGGACTTTGaatcctgcctattaatttctatCCTAGAAGACTTCACCTGCTAAATCTTTGTTCTAGCCCCTAGTTTTCACCAGTATTCTCTGATATCTAGTATACAAAGCGTTTCTCTGTGGCTCTTCTTTGCAGGCAACGGTTCTGGATAAGATTCCCTTCCATGGTAGCACTGTCGTGAAGGAAGCCCAGACACTTTCTCCAAGGAAAGTCTGACCTGGGTTATATTCAGTAGCTTTTGGGCACTGCCTGTGCTTTTTCAAAAAGAGATAGTACgggcctgatcctccactgccttgcaccttgtgtaatcactgtgcaaagtgggtgtcaaATGCTGCCCTCAGTGGAGGATTCAGTTTTGGTAGCTTTCAACACCAGCAGTTTGCattgcacagatataaatgacTGCCAAAGGTGAAAGGTAGGGGAGAAGGAGTCCCACGGTGCAAAGGTCTCATTCCCAGCTTGAGAAAAATAATGCTGCAGCTTGGATTCCAAAATTGAGCTTGCTGCTTCTTGGCAATGTTTCTGCTACGCCCTCAGGCAAAGTCTTGTTTaaagaaatgttttcttgttgctAGCATGAGAACCATTTTGCTTTTTAGACACCTGATTTGGGAAGGGGATTAAGATTTGTCTGGGGGAGATGGAGAGACCAGGAAGCGGTTTTGAATGGAATCTTTAGACAATCACTAGGTACCTTAACTGATAATTTATTAGAaagttctgctcctgctttca carries:
- the CISH gene encoding cytokine-inducible SH2-containing protein, whose amino-acid sequence is MRFSWSWSDMIICVQGPHPLLAEEKFRRQSLRGIAVDLSEQIMQPRSVTVFQGESAPAFMAPAPENNLPRMRDPEEDLLCIAKTFSYLRESGWYWGSITASEAKQHLQKMPEGTFLVRDSTHPSYLFTLSVKTNRGPTNVRIEYADSKFRLDSNCLSKPRILAFPDVVSLIQHYVMSCTVENKNEAPYTPPSPLSSMQKEMVAAAVHLKLIRPLSRKDSVPSLQHLCRLQINKSTEEVDQLPLPRRMGDYLKQYPFQL